TCCAAGGATCCAGCAATCCATGGGTTTTTGGCCTGCGTTAGGAACGACCGTCGGATCCACGCTGATTCTCTATCTTGGCTTCGCGCTTGTTTTGAAAAAATTCGGAATCGATTTACTTTAGAACTCTGGAAGAAAGCGACGGAGATGAAAGAGAAGGTGGAAAAAATTACAAATAGATGACGGCGTATGTCCAAGGTACCGAGCGGAATGTAAAATGGATTGGTTCAAAAGGAAGTCTGACTTAAATTCGCAACGATTCTTATCGAAATTTGAAACAAAAATTCCAAAACTTTCGCTTCCGTTCTTCGAGGGACGAATTCTAATGATTTCGAAATTTGGCATGAGAATCCAAAAAAATTGCTGTATCAAATTCTGGTTTTATCCGTCAATTGTCCCTGAGCGTAAAAAACTTTGAAAAAGACGAAAACGATTCTTCTCATCCTTCTGTTTCAAATTCTCGCGATCGTCTACGGAAGTATATTATATTTTATTTATATAACGGATCGTTTTCCGATTGCCTTCCTTCTTTTTGTTTCCCTTTCCTTGCGACAAATGTTCCCAATCAGTTAATTTTTTCTTTCCAGCTCGTCTTCTCCTGCTTTTCCCCAAAGACAAAAACACTTCTTTCCTAAATGTTCGCCTCTTCCGATTCACGATGAGGAACAATTGGTCTCCTATCTTGCAAACTTATAAACAAGGTATTCACCAATTATAAAAGAGGCGGTAATTTTTCTTTCTCTACCGTATTCTTTTCTTCTAAGGAATCAGATTTTATTCTCAGGCACAGCCTGTTTTCCCAATTCGGAAGGAGGAAGAATGAAACTAGTATTTTGGGATCAACCCGTTTCACGACTTTTGTTAGCAGTTCTTTCCTTTGGGATTCTTAGCGGTTTCCTTTCCGGTTGCTTACACAACGAGTCTTCGCAGGATACGCTCGTCTTATTGGGAAATCCGATTTCGGATTCACTTCCAAACACGGAAAGTAGTAGCCCGATTCTTCCAAACGTTTCCTATTCCAACACTTCGCTTCTTTTTGTAAAAAATACTGCGATTCTTCCTGTCGTTCCGGTAGCCAACGGAAACCCGACCACATTCTCCATTTCTCCTTCTCTTCCCTCAGGATTGACTTGGAATTCAAGTACAGGAGAAATCGCGGGCACACCGACAAGCGCGCAGAACTCCTCTTCCTACACAATTACGGCCTCCAACACAAACGGTTCGAATTCAACGACAATCGATATTACGATTCAAGCCTTGGATTCGTTTTGGGGTGCCTATCTAAAAGCACCGAACGCAGAAAACATAGCTGGAAACGGAGATAGTTTTGGAATTAAGGTCGCCGTCTCCGGAGACACCATGGTAGTCGGAGCTCCGGGTGAGGATAGCAACCAAACAACGATCACAAACACTCCGGGACCGTTTTTATCTTCGATGACGGATAATGATGGAGCCGCCAATTCCGGAGCCGTATATGTTTTTCGTAGAGTCGGCTCCAGCTGGGTTTTAGAAGCGTACCTCAAAGCACCGAACGCAGAAAGCCAAGACGCTTTCGGTACTAGCGTCGCTATCTCGGGGGATACGATCGTCGTTGGATCCAATTCTGAAGACAGTAACGTTAACACCGTGGTCAACGCTCCGAACCCAGGTCTGACCCCGGTGGGAGACAACGATTCCGCTCCCAATTCAGGGGCCGCTTATGTGTTTCGTCGATCCGGAACCACCTGGGCCTGGGAAGCCTATTTAAAAGCGCCAAACTCGGGTTCCACGAATCAATTCGGAAACCTAGTGGCGATCTCGGGCGATACCATTGTCGTCTCCGCGATCTACGAAGATTCCGATCAGTCTTCAATCACGAATGCTCCTTCCACTTTCGTAAGCAATACGAATGCCACCGATTCGGGAGCGGCTTACGTTTATCAAAGAACGGGAAGCAACTGGGCATTTCAATCCTACCTCAAAGCGCCTAACGCGGAAGCATTCGACAATTTTGGTTCAAGTCTTGCTATATCGGAGGATTCGAATACGATTGCGGTTGGCGCAAAAGGAGAACGGAGCAACCAGACGACGATATCCGATTCCTCGGATCCGAATCTGACTCCAACTGCGGATAATGATACGTTCCCACTCGGTTCGGGATCGGGTGCCGTCTATGTATTTACGAAGAGCGGAAGCAATTGGTCTTGGCAGGCCTATATCAAGTCGCCGAACAACGAGGCATCCGATCAATTCGGAATCAGCTTATCTCTTTCCGGAAATCGAATCGTGGTCGGCGCGGCAGGCGAAGATAGCAGTCTAGGGACGATTCTCAACGCACCCGATCCAAGTTTAACTCCGGCCCTGGACAATGATTCCGCCGCGAATTCGGGAGCCGCGTACGTATTTGTACGCTCCGGTACGACTTGGTCTTGGGAAGCCTACCTAAAGGCACCGAATGCAGAGAATTTTTCCGCTAGCGGAGACGGATTCGGGACGACCGTTTCCATTCTCGGAGATATGATCGTCGTCGGTGCTACGGGAGAAGACAGCTCACTTCCTTCGTTAATCAATTCTCCCTCCGCTTTCCCGACCGCGACGTCCGATAACGACGGAGCTTTGAACTCGGGAGCGGTTTATGTTTTTCATAGATCGAGCTCCGGCTGGAACCTTCAGTCGTATATCAAGGCGCCGAACACGGAGAATGTGAGTGGAAGCGGTGACACCTTCGGAACAAGCATCGGAATTTCGAACGATTGTATCATCGTCGGTGCCAACGGAGAAGACAGTTCTCAAGCTCTGAATTTTTTTAATCCGAGCACTCCACCGAATGCCGCTTCCGATGACGATACGGCCCTCAACTCCGGAGCCGTTTATACGTTCGATCGTTAAGATGATAAGGGAATCGGAGATTTCCCGTTTCATCCTTCGTTCTCACGATTACGGTAAAGAGCAGAATTCGAAAATTCCAACGGCGTTCGTCGATAAGAGGCGATCAAACCGAAACACAAAAGAAAATCCGGAATATAGAATGTTTCATTCCACTTCGTTAAAAAATCTCCCTTGCTCGATCCGGCCGAACCCAAGCAAAGGAGCGGAGATGTAGGCTGTAAAATAATAACGAACATCGTTCTTTTTTTGCAACCTCCTCTGACAATCTGGCTCATATTAGAATATGAAAGTAGCAAATTCCTCCCAAAACGACAAACGTTCTCCTAAAAAATACAAGGCTCCCGATGCGGAACCTGGCTTACATCCGGGAAGTTCGCATTTGGTTCGAAGAATTTTGGACAGATTCGGAAGATTCTACGGAAGTCTCTTTTACAAGACCGAAGTCCACGGACTTCACAACGTCCCCAAAGAAGGAACCGTCCTCGTACTCGCCAAACACCAGAGAAACGATGATATTCCTTTGGGCCTTTCCAAAGCGCTCTACAAAGTCCGCTGGAGTATCTGGGCTGTGATGAAGGATTCTATGGCCGCACCGATCTTTTTTGACTTCTTTTTAAAATGTGGAGGAATTCCGTTGAATAGACTCGAACCCCGCAAAAGCAAAAAGGATCTTCTCTTTGCGAGAAAAGTATTATACAACGGTAATATGCTCGTGATCTTTCCCGAGCAGACCACAGTTCCGTATAAAATGGGAAGAGGAAGAGCCGGGGCGTTTCGGTTCATCGTCGGCAAACCGGAAGCCCCCCTTCCCGTTCTCTGCCTCGGATTGGACTACGAACCCAGAGGTTTTTTGAGAAGAACCAAACTTACGATTCGAATCGGAGAATTGAAACACCTGCATCCGAATCAGGATCCGGAAGAATTTTTACACGAACGTATGCACGATATTGCAAGTCTTACAAATCTCACCTACCCGTTTACTTACAAAAAGGGTGCGAGCGATAGTTACGAAGAATCAGAATCCAACGTGGTAGGTTCCGCATTATGAGAATCCCTCTCGCAAAAGGAAACAAACGCGCCCTTCTTGTGGAAGGCGGAGGAATGAAAGGCGCCTTCGCAGGAGGAGCATTACATTCTTTGCATACGATTCTTTCTCCGAAATACTTCGACCTCGTCGTTGCGGTTTCCTCCGGGGCATGTTCTGCGGCGTATTACGTCACGATGCCGAAACCGGAGCCGGAAAAAAGTTTAAAAACTCTTGCAATTTGGTATTTTGAATTGGCGGGTCGAAAACTTATCTCGCCGTTTCATCCCTTCCAAGGAAAAACATTCTTAGATCAAGAATATCTCGTAGACGATCTTTTCGGACAAAAATATCCGCTTCCAGCCGAGAACTTTGAAAAATTCGGTCTCCCTGAATTCAGGATCGCCGTGAGCAATCTTCATACGAGAAGTATCGAATACGTTCGTGCGACTACGACAAACATATTCGATCTTTTGAAAGCGGCGACCTCGCTTCCTATTGCGACAAGAGGACGGCACAAAGTGGACGGAACCCTCTATTCGGACGCCGCGGTTCTCAATCCACTTCCTTTGGAAGATTTGATCGAAGCGGGATACAAAGACATTACGGTTGTCTTAAATTCTCCGGTTGAAAAAGTTTCTCCTCCCTTCGGATTTTTTACGAGTTTTCTTTCCTTTCCAAAGGACTGGAAGATGGCTCGATTGATGAGCCGTTGGCACCATCATCATTTCAACGTTGCAAGAGAAGTCGCTCAAAAACCTCCAAAGGGAGTTCAGATTCATATGATCTCACCGGAAAACCAACTCCCGGTGACTCTCGTGACCACGAACGGATCCAAACTCAAGGAAACAGTGGACTTAGGAATGAAGAAGGGAGAAGAAATCGGAACCTTTCTTTTGAAAAAGTTTAGTAAGAAACCGTTTTCCGATAAGAACCAAGGCGAAAAAAAAATCGGAAAAGCAACTCAATCGAATTCTCCAAAAAGCAAATCTTCGTCGAAGAAAAAAAACCATTCTTGAGAAACGATACTGCGATCGATACAAACGGTCGCGGTTTCTTCTTCCTTCGCTTCTCTCTTTGTTTCAAACGGGCCGCACAACAACCTTCGTTCGAATTCGAATGTTTCCGCGGCCAAGCGGTCCTCTTAATATGAATCATAGAATGTATTCACGTTATCCGAAACCGCTATATTCTCGGATCCTTGCGTTCCGTTTTCCGGTTCCCGGCTTTTTTTGGAAATGGACGAATGAGTCGTAACTTTTTTGTAAGATCGTTGTAATTCTTTCCAATCATTTTCAGGAACAAAGACGAACTTCTTTACGCTCCGACATTTTGGCCACTTTGGTCGGAATCGCCCGATTCCTCCCTCCGGCCGCGTGATTCTATTTAGCAATTTTGTTCATAGAAGTAACAAAACAACGATCCGTTTGTAGAAAAGGAACGTAGGAGATTTCCGATTTCGGGAAGAAATATCGGTCCCAAAATCGGAAACCTTCCTAAATTCTCACTTGATCTTTTCGCTGATCAGAGCGTCCAAAGACAAGGCTCCACCACCTCCGATCAGAAGCGCGAATGCCATCGCGATCGCGAGAATATGATATTCGAATCCTTCTCCAGCTTGCGTGTTGAACCAATTCATAAAGAATCCATTGTCCCGAACAAAAATGGCCGCGCCGATCATCGTAAGCGCGATTCCGAACGCGGAAAGTTTTGTGGCAAATCCCAAGATCAAACCGAGCGCTCCAAAAGATTCCGCTAAGATGACGAGGAATGCGATCACCGATGGAATTCCCTGTGACTGGAAAAAACCCATCGTTGCACTCAATCCGAAACCTCCGAACCATCCGAATAATTTTTGAAGTCCGTGCGGAAGCATTACCAGTCCGAGTGCAATTCTTACGAAAGTTAAGATCCAGCTCGATTCCGTTTGAAAGAACTTTTCGATCATTTCAATCTCCTTTAATATAAGGAAACTATAGAAAATGAAAACGAAAATGTAAATGGACGGATTCTATATTTTATGGTGTTTTTCGTCCGGAGTCGCGGAATCTTTCGGGAGAAGTTCCGGTTTGAGATTTGAAATAACGGCTGAAATACGCGTTATCGGTAAAACCCAATTCCCATGAGATTTGTGTAATATTCAAATTCGAATGTAAAAGCAGACGTTTGATTTCCAGGGTGATTCGTTCGTGAATCACAGACTTCGCGGACTTTCCCAATTCTTCGTGGCAGATTCGATTGAGAGTGTTCGGAGCGATACCGATCCTTCTCGAATAATAGGATGTATTTCTTTCCTTTAAAAAATTTTCTTCCAAGAGTTTTTGAAAGGCGACGATTGTGGAATCGGGAAGAAGCTCACACGCCTGTTGCAAATCATATTCTTTTTTTGCCTGTAAAAGAATGACTTGCGCCAAAATCAAAAGCATCTTTTTTTCAGAACGAAAATCCTTCTCTTCAATCAATCGTTCAAAATCGGATTTCAATCGCGGTGTATCTTCGATTTGAATTTTCGGAGAACTCTGCGCAAACTGAAAGAACGGATATTCCCTGAGTGCCGAAGGGTTTTCGCCTTGGTCCGAAAAAAAATCGGAAGAGATTTTGAGTGCAAATCCTCGTACCGGTTTTGTGAATTTCCAAGAATGAACCTGACCGGGTTTTAAAAAGAAAAGCGCATTGGATTGGATTGTGTATTCTTGAAAGTCGATCGTATGTGTCCCATCTCCCTCTAAGAAAAAGAAAAGGGCGAAATAGGTATGTCTGTGAGAACTATCGTATTCGCGAAAGCTCGGAGGCAAATCTTCCAGGCGCCCCGCATAAAAAAGGGGTTCTACCTTCTCTTCGATTACATCGGAAAGATGAAGAAGCGGAGGAATAGGATCGACCTTTGACATTCTGTTTCCAAGGAAAGAAGAATCTCGAAAAAATGCAATCCGGAAGAATGTGGAACTTTCTTTTTCAGAACGGCATTCCCAAGACGAAACCGTCGGTCTTGGAAGAAAATGAAATCCTTGTTGCTCCTAGAGGTTCTTCGAGTCGCTTCTACATCCGTTCCTTCTCCCTCGAACGAGTGGCGTTTCGAAATCAAATACGGCTAAATTCCAGTTCGCTCTAGCATTCTAATACGAAATCGAAAGCATCCTTCGTTTCGAATCCGGAATTATGACCAAAAAAAAGAAAATGGTTTCCCGATTCCGATTCCTTCGATAAGACAATCCTTATGTTTGCCACGAAGAATGGATCGAGAAAAATCATTCGATTATCGATTTTATTCTTTTTAACGTTCACGTTCTGTGAACGGATTCTCATCCCAAAAAAACCTCCCCAAGTCTTTCATGGAATTTTAGACCTGAGGTCGAACTGGGACTTCGTTTCTCAAGGTCACTTGAGTCTGGACGGTGAATGGGAATTTTTTTGGAATCAACTTTCGAACACAACACGAACGGAAACAAACGATAAGAATGGTTTGCAAACGGGGGACTTCGTTAACGTTCCGGATTCTTGGACCAACTACTCCAAGGAAGGAAAAAATTATCCCGGCTTCGGTTATGCGACCTACCGAATGCGCGTTCTACTCAATGAACCGCAAGACGACCTGGCGATTAAGATGTTGGAAGCGGCAACGGCTTACAACCTTTATGTGAACGGAGTAAAGGTTCTATCCAGCGGAACAGTGGGAATCTCTCCGGAAACAAGTAGCCCCTTGTATCGTCCCGGAGTAAGCGGACCGATCCGTTTAGAGAAAGAAAACGAAATCGTACTGGAAGTTTCCAACTACGCGCACTCGAAAGCCGGAGTCTGGGCAACGGTGTTACTTGGTCCACGGAAGGAATTGTTCACTCTTCGCGAAAGAACCATTTGGTTGGATCTCTTTATCACAGGCGGCTTGTTTATCGGAGTCTTATATCATTTTAGTCTTTTTTCGCTTTTGCGTCGAGAACTCTCCCATTTTTACTTTGCCTTGATCGGTCTCGTCGCGATTCTTAGAATCGTACTTACGGGGGAACGTCTTCTATTCACTCTGTTCCCGAACTTTGATTTCAATCTTAGCTATCGGCTCGAGTTACTTTCCGTTTATATAGGCGGATTTATCTTAGCGCTTTTCTTACGTTCCATGTTCCCGAACGAGTTTCATAAAAAGGCCGCCGCCTTCTTTGGTACCGTTTTTTCGATCTTATCCTTGATCGTTCTGTTTACGGATCTTTCGTTTTACTCGAGAACCCTTCCCGTCTTTAGCCTTTTCGTTTTTATAGAATGTTTCTATATGGTTTTTGTTCTGATCCAAGCGATCCGAAACGAACGAGTAGGAGCTTGGATCGGATTCTCCATTTGTATCCTTCTTTTTTTGATCGTCATCAACGAT
This is a stretch of genomic DNA from Leptospira stimsonii. It encodes these proteins:
- a CDS encoding lysophospholipid acyltransferase family protein encodes the protein MKVANSSQNDKRSPKKYKAPDAEPGLHPGSSHLVRRILDRFGRFYGSLFYKTEVHGLHNVPKEGTVLVLAKHQRNDDIPLGLSKALYKVRWSIWAVMKDSMAAPIFFDFFLKCGGIPLNRLEPRKSKKDLLFARKVLYNGNMLVIFPEQTTVPYKMGRGRAGAFRFIVGKPEAPLPVLCLGLDYEPRGFLRRTKLTIRIGELKHLHPNQDPEEFLHERMHDIASLTNLTYPFTYKKGASDSYEESESNVVGSAL
- a CDS encoding patatin-like phospholipase family protein, yielding MRIPLAKGNKRALLVEGGGMKGAFAGGALHSLHTILSPKYFDLVVAVSSGACSAAYYVTMPKPEPEKSLKTLAIWYFELAGRKLISPFHPFQGKTFLDQEYLVDDLFGQKYPLPAENFEKFGLPEFRIAVSNLHTRSIEYVRATTTNIFDLLKAATSLPIATRGRHKVDGTLYSDAAVLNPLPLEDLIEAGYKDITVVLNSPVEKVSPPFGFFTSFLSFPKDWKMARLMSRWHHHHFNVAREVAQKPPKGVQIHMISPENQLPVTLVTTNGSKLKETVDLGMKKGEEIGTFLLKKFSKKPFSDKNQGEKKIGKATQSNSPKSKSSSKKKNHS
- a CDS encoding DoxX family protein, which encodes MIEKFFQTESSWILTFVRIALGLVMLPHGLQKLFGWFGGFGLSATMGFFQSQGIPSVIAFLVILAESFGALGLILGFATKLSAFGIALTMIGAAIFVRDNGFFMNWFNTQAGEGFEYHILAIAMAFALLIGGGGALSLDALISEKIK
- a CDS encoding helix-turn-helix domain-containing protein produces the protein MSKVDPIPPLLHLSDVIEEKVEPLFYAGRLEDLPPSFREYDSSHRHTYFALFFFLEGDGTHTIDFQEYTIQSNALFFLKPGQVHSWKFTKPVRGFALKISSDFFSDQGENPSALREYPFFQFAQSSPKIQIEDTPRLKSDFERLIEEKDFRSEKKMLLILAQVILLQAKKEYDLQQACELLPDSTIVAFQKLLEENFLKERNTSYYSRRIGIAPNTLNRICHEELGKSAKSVIHERITLEIKRLLLHSNLNITQISWELGFTDNAYFSRYFKSQTGTSPERFRDSGRKTP
- a CDS encoding putative Ig domain-containing protein, encoding MKLVFWDQPVSRLLLAVLSFGILSGFLSGCLHNESSQDTLVLLGNPISDSLPNTESSSPILPNVSYSNTSLLFVKNTAILPVVPVANGNPTTFSISPSLPSGLTWNSSTGEIAGTPTSAQNSSSYTITASNTNGSNSTTIDITIQALDSFWGAYLKAPNAENIAGNGDSFGIKVAVSGDTMVVGAPGEDSNQTTITNTPGPFLSSMTDNDGAANSGAVYVFRRVGSSWVLEAYLKAPNAESQDAFGTSVAISGDTIVVGSNSEDSNVNTVVNAPNPGLTPVGDNDSAPNSGAAYVFRRSGTTWAWEAYLKAPNSGSTNQFGNLVAISGDTIVVSAIYEDSDQSSITNAPSTFVSNTNATDSGAAYVYQRTGSNWAFQSYLKAPNAEAFDNFGSSLAISEDSNTIAVGAKGERSNQTTISDSSDPNLTPTADNDTFPLGSGSGAVYVFTKSGSNWSWQAYIKSPNNEASDQFGISLSLSGNRIVVGAAGEDSSLGTILNAPDPSLTPALDNDSAANSGAAYVFVRSGTTWSWEAYLKAPNAENFSASGDGFGTTVSILGDMIVVGATGEDSSLPSLINSPSAFPTATSDNDGALNSGAVYVFHRSSSGWNLQSYIKAPNTENVSGSGDTFGTSIGISNDCIIVGANGEDSSQALNFFNPSTPPNAASDDDTALNSGAVYTFDR